In Zerene cesonia ecotype Mississippi chromosome 18, Zerene_cesonia_1.1, whole genome shotgun sequence, the following are encoded in one genomic region:
- the LOC119834122 gene encoding UDP-N-acetylglucosamine--peptide N-acetylglucosaminyltransferase 110 kDa subunit isoform X2: MTTFCVTQACYLKAIETRPDFAVAWSNLGCVFNAQSEIWLAIHHFEKAVALDPNFLDAYINLGNVLKEARIFDRAVAAYLRALNLSPNNAVVHGNLACVYYEQGLIDLAIDTYRRAIELQPNFPDAYCNLANALKEKGQVADAEECYNTALRLCPSHADSLNNLANIKREQGYIEEATRLYLKALEVFPEFAAAHSNLASVLQQQGKLNEALMHYKEAIRIQPTFADAYSNMGNTLKEMQDVAGALQCYTRAIQINPAFADAHSNLASIHKDSGNIPEAIQSYRTALKLKPDFPDAYCNLAHCLQIVCDWTDYEARMKKLVSIVAEQLEKNRLPSVHPHHSMLYPLTHDFRKAIAARHANLCLEKVQVLHKPPYKFPRDLQGRLRIGYVSSDFGNHPTSHLMQSVPGLHDRAKVEIFCYALSPDDGTTFRSKIAREAEHFIDLSQVPCNGKAADKIYGDGIHILVNMNGYTKGARNEIFALRPAPVQVMWLGYPGTSGASYMDYLVTDAVTSPVELASQYSEKLAYMPHTYFVGDHKQMFPHLQERLILSDKVKSHNNLGSVADNVAVINATDLSPLVENTDIKEIKEIVRAARPVEISLKVAELPTTTPIETMIASGQVQTSVNGVILQNGLATTQTNNKAATGEEVPQSIVITTRQQYGLPDDAVVYCNFNQLYKIDPLTLHMWVYILKHVPNSVLWLLRFPAVGEPNLQATAQQLGLPPGRIIFSNVAAKEEHVRRGQLADVCLDTPLCNGHTTSMDILWTGTPVVTLPGETLASRVAASQLNTLGCPELIARTRQEYQDIAVRLGTDREYLKAIRAKVWTARTESPLFDCKAYATGLEMLYSRMWSRYARGDRPDHVQAIDK, translated from the exons ATGACAACATTCTGTGTAACGCAG GCATGTTACTTGAAAGCAATTGAAACACGGCCAGACTTTGCAGTAGCATGGAGTAACTTAGGGTGCGTTTTTAACGCACAAAGTGAAATCTGGTTGGCAATCCATCATTTCGAAAAGGCTGTGGCTTTGGATCCCAATTTCTTGGATGCATACATAAACCTTGGAAATGTACTGAAGGAGGCTAGAATTTTTGACAG GGCCGTAGCAGCTTACTTGCGAGCTTTGAATCTATCACCTAACAATGCTGTTGTCCATGGAAACTTGGCGTGTGTGTATTATGAGCAAGGTCTTATTGACTTGGCTATTGACACTTATAGAAGAGCGATTGAATTGCAACCCAATTTCCCCGATGCCTACTGTAATTTGGCGAATGCTCTTAAAGAAAAGGGCCAAGTCGCTGATGCTGAGGAATGTTACAATACGGCTCTTAGGCTATGTCCATCACATGCAGACTCTCTTAACAACTTGGCGAACATTAAACGTGAACAAGGATACATAGAAGAAGCGACTCGTTTATACTTGAAGGCTTTGGAAGTTTTTCCAGAATTTGCTGCCGCGCACAGCAATTTGGCATCTGTTTTACAACAACAAGGCAAGCTTAATGAAGCCCTAATGCATTATAAGGAGGCAATTCGCATTCAACCAACATTTGCTGATGCATACAGTAATATGGGAAATACGCTCAAGGAAATGCAAGATGTCGCTGGCGCCCTACAATGTTACACAAGAGCTATTCAAATTAACCCCGCGTTCGCCGACGCTCACAGCAATCTCGCTAGTATTCACAAGGACTCAGGGAATATTCCAGAAGCCATACAGTCGTATAGGACGGCGTTGAAACTCAAGCCGGACTTCCCTGACGCGTATTGCAACTTGGCACATTGTTTGCAAATCGTTTGCGATTGGACCGATTATGAGGCAAGGATGAAGAAACTCGTTAGCATTGTAGCGGAACAGCTCGAGAAAAATAGACTGCCATCAGTACATCCACATCACTCTATGCTGTATCCACTGACACATGATTTCAGAAAGGCTATTGCCGCCCGTCATGCCAACTTGTGTCTAGAGAAGGTGCAAGTATTGCACAAGCCTCCATACAAATTCCCTCGCGATTTGCAAGGGCGCCTGCGTATCGGATACGTTAGCAGTGATTTCGGTAATCATCCGACGTCCCATCTTATGCAATCCGTGCCCGGTCTACATGATCGCGCTAAAGTTGAGATCTTCTGTTATGCACTCAGCCCTGACGATGGAACAACATTCCGCTCTAAAATCGCCCGAGAGGCGGAACATTTCATTGATTTATCGCAAGTACCCTGCAATGGAAAAGCGGCCGATAAGATTTATGGAGATGGAATTCACATTCTTGTGAACATGAATGGATATACAAAAGGAGCTAGGAATGAAATATTCGCCCTAAGACCGGCTCCGGTTCAGGTTATGTGGTTGGGTTATCCCGGAACAAGTGGAGCGAGTTATATGGACTATTTAGTCACAGACGCTGTGACATCACCTGTGGAATTGGCGAGCCAGTATAGCGAAAAGCTTGCATACATGCCCCACACCTACTTTGTCGGTGATCACAAACAAATGTTCCCGCATTTACAAGAGAGGCTAATTCTTAGCGATAAAGTGAAATCGCACAATAATTTAGGAAGCGTCGCTGATAACGTAGCTGTTATAAATGCCACTGATTTATCACCGCTAGTGGAAAATACCGACATTAAAGAGATTAAGGAAATCGTTAGAGCGGCAAGACCGGTGGAAATTTCGTTGAAGGTTGCCGAATTGCCAACCACGACACCCATCGAAACTATGATCGCTTCAGGACAAGTGcag ACATCCGTAAACGGGGTTATCTTGCAAAACGGTCTTGCCacaacacaaacaaacaataaagctGCCACCGGCGAAGAAGTCCCTCAGTCCATAGTAATAACAACGAGACAACAATACGGTTTGCCGGATGACGCAGTTGTCTATTGCAACTTCAACCAACTGTACAAGATAGACCCCCTGACTTTGCACATGTGGGTGTATATTCTGAAACATGTGCCCAATAGTGTGCTTTGGCTCTTGAGGTTCCCGGCCGTTGGCGAACCGAACCTACAAGCTACGGCACAACAATTGG gTCTACCACCAGGTCGTATAATATTCTCAAATGTGGCAGCCAAAGAGGAACATGTGAGGAGAGGGCAGTTAGCCGATGTATGCCTGGATACACCCTTGTGCAATGGACACACAACTAGTATGGACATCTTATGGACGGGAACCCCAGTGGTCACTTTACCTGGAGAGACCCTAGCTTCAAG AGTTGCGGCGTCACAATTGAACACGCTCGGATGTCCGGAATTAATTGCCCGGACGCGCCAGGAATATCAAGACATAGCTGTAAGACTAGGAACTGATAGAGAATA CCTCAAAGCGATCCGTGCAAAAGTGTGGACCGCGCGAACAGAGAGCCCGCTGTTCGACTGCAAGGCGTACGCCACCGGCCTCGAGATGCTCTACAGCCGCATGTGGTCGCGGTACGCGCGCGGCGACCGCCCTGACCACGTGCAGGCCATCGACAAATAG